GTACCCAAGTGTCTGAACCACCTGTAACCACACGTAGGTAGAGGGAGAAGTAGCGTAGAAAAACTTGAGCGGCTCGAGCCCAGTAACGAGGGAAGTGAGGCAAAGGATCGAGAAGTAAATGGAGAGATAAACTTGCATGGAAATGAGGATTTTTTGGAGTGAAAAGTAGGCTTTGACACGGTTGAAAATGAGTGAAACTAAGAGCAATGGGATTAAAAGGACAGCGCAAGAGTATATAGTGGCAATGGTAGGGGCACGTTTGTTTCCGACATATGGTTTGAATTGTTTGGTGATTTGTTTGTTGTATTTGGTGATGTAAGCTTTGGATGTTGTTGTGATTTTTTCAACGTCTGGGAGAAGGGTTTCCTGGATCTTGCTTGGCAGATCTTTGAACTCGGCTACTAAATCAGGATCATATTCTTGGTGAATCCAGCTTGGTTGTTTTGGTTTCTGGCTTGTGGGGTTTTTTACATTGCTTAAGTTGTTTTTGGGTTTCGATGGTTCATGGGCGTCAGTCATTTTTTTGCCTTGTAGTGTTTTAGTGGTAACTTTGTTCTTGAGTGGGCTTAGTTTAGACTTGGAAAGGGTACTAGAGAGTGTTGTTGCCTTTGTTGACTTGATTGGCTTGGAAAGCTTGGTTTGGTTCTTGGTGGACAATTTTGAAGTGATAAGTTTGGTTTGTTTCTTGGTGGATGGGGTGGATGATTTGATGAGCTTGGTTTGGTTGTTCTTAGTGGACAAACTTAGGGTTTTCTTCACCGACAAGTGCTGATCGTCTTGTTCTTTGAGCTCTAGCAATCTTCTTCTAGCACCAACCCCACTGGTTTGAAGCTCATGGTTCTCAATGGAGGCGCAAAGGAGCATAGAAATCAACATAAATAGAGCAAGACAAAACATATGTATCTTACCTAGACTGAAGTATATTGGTGGAGCCATTGGTGGAACTCTCAAGGATAATGCCCTGAGGATCTAATATTCGTGATCCAGTGACCTCTTTTTTGGGCAATAGGTGATCCAATGTCTTAAGATTCTGATTGGATCTAAAGTTCAAGTAATAAAAAGGAGGTGCAGAAGAGATGGAAGAGAGAGGATTGGAAGCAAGTAAAAGAACAGTGTTATATAGTTCATTTATATGAAAGGCTGACGAATTTAATGGAAAAGTGGCGAAGAAGTTGAGGCAAGTCACGTGGGGGATTTGGTTCATTTCGTGGGGGATACTTTTCAATATATGATTTTGTTTATATATTTGAATGACGGTAATTAATAGATTTCCTTTTGGTTGGTAAATAATAGAATTCAATGTATAATACATCCTCAAAttatgatatttattttaatttattctttaaacttCAAAATGTTATAATTACATCTCAAAATTATtgatattatatcaattaagtacttttatttttaaaactattaatttaattattaaatgatatgTTTAATCACAagtagttaattttataatgaaaatttaaagaaaaatagaaagaaatcaATTTGTTAGTGAGAAACATTAAGGCTTCACTTGGTAGAGTAGAAAGGATATCgaaaaaatgattttttatcCATAGGTGTTCTTAGTAAGAAATAGGGAAAAGTTGAAAGAAAAACTAATTTTCTCTCCATCCATTGTTTGGTAAAGTTgaaaatgaaaggaaagaaaataaaacattaacaaaatgaataattttgaactaatgtATATATCTCTCTCATTCTTTCTCTTCTCATTATACCTGTAGCGgatatgtaacaacccatttttagtgaaatcagaacagtggtttcgagactacaAATTCGAGccggaaagaaaatttattttaatattattgcatgatttgcattatgatagaaatgtcagatgaaaatttgaataaaatttttttaccgattatgtgcttaattacggaaagggccaaattgcataaaatgtaaaagttgaattatagtagctagaaggattaaatagctatagaatttaaaacttgaggtccttatatggtaattagaccattaaaaaaaattagtagatatttttggtgaatcatccatggaaaaattaaaaaaaggctaaggactaatttggaaatagaaataattaaaagatgataaataattaatatgaaataaaaatcattttatatcatcttcttccccaaatattccatggaaaccctaggaaagagaaaaaaagcTTTCTTGACATAACTGGGTAAGtattcaagtcccgtttttagtaatttttatatttttaaaactaagatagtttaatctatctatttgggggattaatttgaaaagttatcaaagtatagaagttatgccatggatgaatatgttgaaaatttgaaatttatgctaGAAAATGAaagcttgttgatagataaacaacttttacaaagtgaattttgatgaaaacatgatttaaggactaaattgttaagttgtcaaaattgaagaaaaattctgaattttatagaatacatgtgctgttaggcttggaataaggagtaaattgcatgaattttattttcccagcctagggacgaaattggaaattatggaaagtttagggacaaaatggtaattttgtctaggatgtaaattgagttcaatagaatgtgaaatgtaagaaattaatgattaaattcatttatatagatccggataacacaaattcaaagctagatcgaggaaaagagaaatctcggattagtagattttcttaAACGAactattatcgaggtaagttcgtgtaacttaattgagcatgtaaatatgtttcaAATTAAATGTTGTATTTGGATTGAATGTAGAATATgtttatgtgaatattataaatgtatgatgtaacacccctaacccgagaccgtcgccggagtcggacacgaggtgttaacaaacttcaaaccacttattgataatttcccagacaagctgccaatctgtgtactagtcgcttcaaaaatcataacttgagttctacaactcaaaaatcagtttcgtaattttttcctgaaactagactcatatgtccatctacagatttttttctagaatttttggtcgagccaattagtacagtttattagttaaagcctcccatgttacaggggtcgactacgctg
This is a stretch of genomic DNA from Gossypium arboreum isolate Shixiya-1 chromosome 11, ASM2569848v2, whole genome shotgun sequence. It encodes these proteins:
- the LOC108481285 gene encoding uncharacterized protein LOC108481285, coding for MAPPIYFSLGKIHMFCLALFMLISMLLCASIENHELQTSGVGARRRLLELKEQDDQHLSVKKTLSLSTKNNQTKLIKSSTPSTKKQTKLITSKLSTKNQTKLSKPIKSTKATTLSSTLSKSKLSPLKNKVTTKTLQGKKMTDAHEPSKPKNNLSNVKNPTSQKPKQPSWIHQEYDPDLVAEFKDLPSKIQETLLPDVEKITTTSKAYITKYNKQITKQFKPYVGNKRAPTIATIYSCAVLLIPLLLVSLIFNRVKAYFSLQKILISMQVYLSIYFSILCLTSLVTGLEPLKFFYATSPSTYVWLQVVQTLGYVVYLLLLLMYLVLVFSTESGLGSRMLGLGQTFVGFTVGLHYYVAVFHRVVLRQPPKTNWKVHGIYATSFLVICLCARNDGTKKAYLEEGGEEGKNN